A single genomic interval of Chryseobacterium paludis harbors:
- a CDS encoding PepSY-like domain-containing protein, whose translation MKKLVVLLTVIAGAVLIHAQKIQHKSVPVSVTSALQKQYPEAKKVKWEKEKDNYEAGFLSKGLEQSVLFNASGNIIETEVPINVNALSASIKQFILKNYPNQKIKEAAKIKDSKGIITYEAEVNGKDLIFDNDGKFLREIKD comes from the coding sequence TGAAAAAATTAGTGGTTCTTTTAACAGTCATTGCCGGTGCTGTTTTAATACATGCGCAAAAAATCCAACATAAAAGTGTTCCGGTGTCTGTTACTTCTGCATTACAGAAACAGTATCCGGAAGCTAAAAAAGTAAAATGGGAAAAAGAAAAGGACAATTATGAAGCGGGATTCCTATCAAAAGGATTGGAGCAATCCGTTTTGTTCAATGCCTCAGGAAACATTATCGAAACAGAAGTCCCTATCAATGTTAATGCTCTTTCTGCATCAATTAAACAATTCATTCTTAAAAACTATCCTAATCAGAAAATAAAAGAGGCTGCAAAAATAAAAGATTCAAAAGGTATTATAACTTATGAGGCAGAGGTAAATGGAAAGGACCTAATTTTTGACAATGACGGGAAATTTTTAAGAGAGATTAAAGACTAA
- a CDS encoding TonB-dependent receptor domain-containing protein, producing the protein MIRIKLFIFSIVLLFSSFAIAQVSSVTVSGIVSNTNHSGLPYSRIVLKSPKDSVFISGTITNEEGRFALTEIKPGNYLIEISMAGYNSHTQSLFIGSLSEFLDIPPIELQSNSNAKETKIEEVVLTGSRKNEVSNQLDKKTYSVADNISQNGGSVLQSMQNLPGITVQDGKIQLRGNDKVTVLIDGKQTALTGFGSQTGLDNIPASAIDKIEIINNPSSKYDANGNAGIINIIMKKNKQNGWNGKVGLTLGLGSLWERKQNLPTIRPQYTTTPKINPSVSLNYRKNKINVFLQADNLYTETLNKNEFVTRTYDDGTVINSQLKRNRNTNFLTTKAGIDWNIDSQNTLTISGLYGSEKITDKGDQPFFNGGLSQRLRLWQFLEDELKTTVMATAAYQHKFKEAGHLLNIGFNYTFHREDEKYFYDNFLPLSSGTDAFKLLSDEQVYDFNIDYVKPLKYGRIEAGIKLRNRSIPTNMNFIPGINSVIDANAGGWANYKELIPAIYGNYVFENKKWEAELGLRMEYVRIQYDVNPNHPTYTSSGYNYTQPFPNLRVAYKLNDRNKFSIFYNRRVDRPNEVDIRIFPKYDDAEIIKVGNPGLRPQFTNSIELGYKYNWDNGYLYSSFYHRFSNGTITRISSIVPESTLIYAIFQNAGKSYNSGIEAIWNQKISSVYSFNINGNMYRNQINAFTVENLYPRPNIFSADQQTAISGNIKLNNVFKFSKGISAQLTAVYLAPDIIPQGRIGSRFSMDLGMKKSIQNGKGELFLNASDLLNTMVIKKQIQGAGFRYTSDDYYETQVVRLGYSYKF; encoded by the coding sequence ATGATTAGAATCAAGCTATTCATATTTTCAATAGTATTGTTGTTTTCCTCTTTTGCCATTGCTCAGGTTTCCTCAGTAACTGTTTCAGGGATTGTAAGCAATACCAATCATTCCGGACTTCCTTACAGCCGCATTGTTTTAAAATCTCCTAAAGACAGTGTATTTATTTCCGGAACAATTACTAATGAAGAGGGCAGATTTGCTCTTACCGAAATAAAACCAGGAAATTATCTGATAGAAATTTCTATGGCAGGCTATAATTCCCATACCCAGTCTCTTTTTATTGGCAGTCTTTCAGAATTCCTGGATATTCCGCCTATAGAACTTCAATCAAATAGTAATGCTAAGGAGACAAAAATTGAAGAAGTTGTGCTAACAGGCAGTAGAAAAAACGAGGTAAGTAATCAGCTTGATAAGAAAACCTATTCTGTTGCCGATAATATCAGTCAGAATGGCGGATCTGTACTTCAAAGCATGCAGAATCTACCCGGTATTACCGTTCAGGATGGTAAAATTCAGCTGCGGGGAAATGATAAGGTAACGGTTTTAATTGATGGTAAACAAACTGCCTTAACAGGATTTGGAAGTCAGACCGGTTTGGATAATATTCCTGCTTCAGCTATTGATAAAATTGAAATCATTAATAATCCATCTTCAAAGTATGATGCCAATGGAAATGCCGGAATTATCAATATTATTATGAAGAAAAATAAACAAAATGGCTGGAATGGTAAAGTGGGATTAACATTGGGATTAGGTTCTCTTTGGGAAAGAAAACAAAATCTTCCAACGATCAGACCACAGTATACGACAACTCCAAAAATAAATCCTTCTGTTTCCCTTAATTACAGGAAAAACAAAATAAATGTCTTTTTACAGGCTGATAATTTATACACAGAAACACTTAATAAAAACGAATTTGTAACCCGTACTTATGATGATGGAACAGTTATTAACTCTCAGCTAAAAAGAAACAGAAATACTAATTTTCTGACAACAAAAGCAGGGATAGACTGGAATATTGACAGTCAGAACACGCTTACCATTTCAGGGCTTTATGGAAGTGAAAAGATTACAGACAAGGGTGATCAGCCATTTTTTAATGGTGGCCTTTCTCAAAGGCTCCGTTTATGGCAATTTTTAGAAGATGAACTGAAAACTACCGTAATGGCTACTGCGGCCTATCAGCATAAGTTTAAAGAAGCCGGGCATCTCTTGAATATTGGTTTTAATTATACATTCCATAGGGAAGATGAAAAGTATTTCTACGACAATTTTCTGCCCTTATCTTCAGGTACTGATGCTTTTAAGCTTTTATCTGACGAACAGGTGTATGACTTTAATATTGATTATGTAAAACCTCTTAAATACGGACGAATTGAAGCTGGTATTAAACTGAGAAACAGAAGTATTCCTACAAATATGAATTTTATACCAGGAATAAATTCTGTGATCGACGCTAATGCCGGAGGATGGGCAAATTATAAAGAATTAATTCCGGCTATATATGGTAATTATGTTTTTGAAAATAAAAAATGGGAAGCTGAATTGGGGTTAAGAATGGAATATGTAAGAATTCAATATGATGTAAATCCTAACCACCCAACTTATACAAGTAGTGGATATAACTACACGCAACCATTTCCCAACCTTAGGGTTGCCTATAAACTAAATGACCGGAATAAATTTTCTATATTTTATAACAGGAGAGTAGACCGTCCTAATGAAGTAGATATCCGCATATTCCCTAAATATGATGATGCTGAAATCATTAAAGTAGGAAATCCGGGACTGAGGCCTCAATTTACAAATTCAATAGAGTTGGGATATAAGTACAATTGGGATAATGGCTATTTATATTCCTCATTTTATCATCGTTTTTCAAATGGAACGATTACCAGAATTTCAAGTATTGTTCCTGAAAGCACACTGATATATGCCATATTTCAGAATGCAGGAAAAAGTTACAATTCAGGAATTGAAGCGATCTGGAATCAAAAGATTTCATCAGTTTACTCTTTCAATATCAACGGAAATATGTACAGAAATCAGATCAATGCTTTTACCGTTGAAAATCTATATCCACGACCGAATATTTTTTCTGCTGATCAACAGACTGCTATTTCAGGAAATATAAAATTAAATAATGTTTTTAAATTTTCTAAGGGGATCAGTGCACAGCTTACTGCAGTTTATCTAGCTCCTGATATTATTCCGCAGGGAAGAATAGGTTCAAGGTTTTCGATGGATCTGGGTATGAAAAAGTCAATTCAAAATGGTAAGGGAGAATTGTTTCTTAATGCTTCCGATCTATTGAATACAATGGTCATAAAAAAACAAATACAGGGTGCCGGATTCAGATATACCAGTGATGATTATTATGAAACTCAGGTTGTCAGATTGGGATACAGTTATAAATTTTAA
- a CDS encoding phosphatase PAP2 family protein has protein sequence MKSLIVSLVLIFASFQNINAQDSLAVITVKDSTSAPLPLDRNDTSHQFTYKKLIIPAALITYGVASLGIKELKNLNSSTQYEISEHKPDHIRLDNYTQFAPAVLVYGLNAAGIKGKHNFRDRSIIYGTSLLISSAIVMPLKHIAKEERPDGSNNLSFPSGHTAMAFASAQFMFREYKDTNFWLGISGYSLAVFTGVYRMLNNKHWFGDVVGGAGFGILSTELAYWLYPKINSLLGGKKEKSQTMIMPFYQQGNVGIGLVKNF, from the coding sequence ATGAAAAGTTTAATCGTAAGCTTGGTTTTAATTTTCGCAAGCTTTCAAAATATCAATGCTCAGGATAGTTTGGCTGTCATTACTGTTAAAGACAGTACATCTGCTCCCTTACCATTGGATAGGAATGATACAAGCCATCAGTTTACTTATAAAAAACTTATCATACCGGCGGCACTAATTACCTATGGTGTTGCAAGCTTAGGAATCAAAGAGCTCAAAAACCTGAATTCTTCAACACAGTACGAAATCAGTGAACATAAACCTGATCATATAAGATTGGATAATTACACTCAATTTGCGCCAGCTGTTCTTGTTTATGGTTTAAATGCCGCAGGAATAAAAGGAAAACATAACTTCAGGGACCGAAGTATTATCTATGGAACTTCTTTGTTAATCTCTTCTGCCATTGTAATGCCTCTTAAGCATATTGCCAAGGAGGAAAGGCCGGACGGTTCCAATAACCTTTCTTTTCCTTCCGGTCATACTGCAATGGCTTTTGCTTCTGCCCAGTTTATGTTCAGGGAATATAAAGACACCAATTTCTGGTTAGGTATTTCAGGATATTCATTGGCTGTTTTTACGGGAGTATACCGGATGTTAAATAATAAGCATTGGTTTGGAGATGTAGTAGGTGGTGCCGGTTTTGGTATTTTATCTACGGAATTAGCATATTGGTTATATCCAAAAATAAATAGCCTTTTGGGTGGTAAGAAGGAAAAATCACAAACCATGATAATGCCTTTTTATCAACAGGGGAATGTTGGAATTGGCTTGGTTAAAAATTTTTAA